The Stratiformator vulcanicus genome has a segment encoding these proteins:
- a CDS encoding Eco57I restriction-modification methylase domain-containing protein — MPKKKKSPPKKLFSEKNPVADRQPKTDRLILPKLLSDAVHFANFRKDETTIELAHKTILKWADLEASGKLAKLKETQMQGDFLAEVFGDVLGYAGPTDGAEIWQRIQHHTISGQTPDAVFGSFRPEMPVNPVGVVELKGPTVHLDRDRSNGRTAVDQCWDYLVNTPPECRWGIVSNIVSFRLYERNSTKRVYEHYTLQSLRDLRNFKSFYATFNRQGLVDAWTGGRPRTVDLLEKSQTRQREVSDELYETYSRYRTDLISHLHVKEGHELDLAIEMAQRLFDRVIFIAFCEDRHLLPQGTIPNALKVAGFQAVTNPKWQNFKNLFRFIDQGSQAYDIPRYNGGLFAAHQVDSLDLPDNPWTTFFKAVSGYDFAAEVNLDVLGHLFERSITELEKLKESGLFGGDLEKVQKFAQMPQSAKRKRLGIYYTPAELTSRIVKYTVDELIDERFVAAAVEFGIAEDEAKSGIYPDDADFWRQCLRILRDLKVVDPACGSGAFLFQAYNSLEQRYSEVIGQLERAGDKQAAKQFDEIPRYILQDNLYGVDLSPEAVEITQLALWIRSATPGQTLATLSKNIVHGNSLVHDPEVHPAAFDWKERFPEVFDREEAGFDCVIGNPPWERMDLSEREFFALSAPEIATTTTGAKRKELVSSLEEENPALFRQYLETKRLVDAQRTYCRSSNQYPLTGKGRTNCYSVFSELATSIVSIRGRAGLLVPSGIATEKTTKDFFAKLVKESRLIRLYDFENKKVFFPDVHASFKFCILVFSGGKTRNREADFVFFIQKVDEIADRNRHVALTGKDISMLNPNTSTCPIFRTRRDAEVTKYIYRRTPVFIDKTRKGSTGNQWSAYFRQGLFNQTTDSELFVEPIELKKNGFVLRSHDWVKRKDRFVPLYEAKMFRPYDHRFGTIFMEKSNWINQGQTYETSYADHQNPEFLVRPRWCINSKNVSLADIPALLAFRDITRSTDTRTFIASFIPAVGVVNTAPLLFIDGFSCIRLTCLLANLNSIPLDFVAKQKAGHIHMNFFIVEQLPILPPDTYDKPCPWNTSFTLEEWISERVLKLSCTAEDMLPLADACGFTSGSFQKEYGGRLNKWDDAERAELMADLDAAYFHLYGIDRDDAEYILSTFKGIHTPIQFPTMRISVAERILQKHAEMAFPE; from the coding sequence ATGCCGAAAAAGAAGAAGTCGCCGCCGAAGAAACTCTTCAGTGAGAAGAATCCGGTCGCGGATCGCCAGCCGAAAACCGATCGGCTCATCTTGCCGAAGTTGCTCAGCGACGCCGTTCACTTTGCCAATTTTCGTAAGGACGAAACGACGATCGAGCTGGCCCATAAAACGATTCTAAAGTGGGCTGACCTCGAAGCCTCCGGCAAACTGGCCAAGCTCAAAGAAACTCAGATGCAGGGGGACTTTCTCGCGGAAGTCTTCGGCGATGTCCTTGGCTATGCCGGCCCGACCGACGGGGCCGAAATCTGGCAGCGCATCCAGCACCACACGATCTCCGGGCAGACGCCCGATGCCGTCTTCGGCTCTTTTCGGCCCGAAATGCCGGTGAATCCGGTCGGCGTGGTCGAACTGAAGGGACCGACGGTCCACCTCGATCGGGATCGCTCCAACGGGCGCACCGCGGTCGATCAGTGCTGGGATTATCTCGTCAATACTCCGCCAGAATGCCGCTGGGGCATCGTTTCCAACATCGTCAGTTTCCGTTTGTACGAGCGGAATTCGACGAAACGGGTCTACGAGCACTACACGCTGCAATCACTGCGGGACCTGAGAAACTTCAAAAGCTTCTACGCGACATTCAACCGGCAGGGATTGGTCGATGCGTGGACCGGCGGTCGGCCGCGGACCGTCGATCTGCTCGAAAAATCACAAACACGTCAACGTGAGGTTAGCGACGAACTTTATGAAACCTACTCGCGTTACCGCACCGACCTGATCTCGCACCTGCATGTTAAAGAAGGGCACGAACTCGACCTTGCGATCGAGATGGCTCAGCGGCTGTTCGATCGCGTGATCTTCATCGCGTTCTGCGAAGACCGGCATCTCTTACCGCAGGGCACCATTCCCAACGCGCTCAAGGTGGCCGGGTTTCAGGCGGTCACGAACCCGAAGTGGCAGAACTTCAAAAACCTGTTCCGCTTTATCGATCAGGGCAGCCAGGCCTACGATATCCCCCGCTATAACGGCGGACTATTCGCCGCGCATCAGGTCGACAGCCTCGACCTTCCTGACAATCCTTGGACCACCTTCTTTAAGGCGGTCAGCGGGTACGACTTCGCCGCCGAGGTCAACCTCGACGTGCTGGGGCACCTGTTCGAGCGGTCGATCACCGAGTTGGAGAAATTAAAAGAGTCGGGACTGTTCGGCGGTGATTTGGAGAAGGTTCAGAAGTTCGCGCAGATGCCGCAGTCGGCCAAGCGGAAACGGCTGGGCATCTATTATACTCCGGCGGAGCTGACCAGCCGGATTGTGAAATACACGGTCGACGAACTGATCGACGAGCGGTTCGTCGCCGCCGCCGTCGAATTCGGCATCGCCGAGGACGAAGCGAAGAGCGGCATCTATCCCGACGACGCTGACTTCTGGCGGCAGTGTCTCCGAATTCTGCGAGACCTGAAAGTCGTCGACCCGGCCTGCGGCAGCGGGGCGTTCCTCTTTCAGGCCTACAACTCACTGGAGCAGCGCTATAGCGAAGTCATTGGTCAACTGGAACGTGCCGGGGATAAGCAAGCCGCGAAGCAGTTCGACGAAATTCCGCGATACATCCTGCAGGACAATTTGTACGGCGTCGACCTCTCGCCCGAGGCGGTCGAGATCACCCAACTCGCTCTGTGGATTCGCTCCGCCACGCCGGGGCAGACGTTGGCGACGCTCTCCAAGAACATTGTCCACGGCAATTCACTCGTCCACGACCCCGAAGTCCATCCGGCGGCGTTCGATTGGAAAGAGCGGTTCCCCGAAGTCTTCGATCGCGAGGAGGCGGGATTCGACTGCGTAATCGGCAATCCCCCGTGGGAGCGGATGGATTTATCAGAACGTGAATTTTTTGCCCTTTCGGCACCCGAAATCGCCACCACGACGACCGGCGCGAAACGAAAAGAATTGGTCAGCTCACTTGAGGAAGAAAACCCTGCACTTTTTCGGCAGTACTTAGAAACAAAACGCTTAGTCGATGCACAACGCACATATTGTCGAAGCAGTAACCAGTACCCGCTAACCGGAAAAGGCCGGACAAACTGTTATTCAGTCTTCTCTGAGTTGGCTACGTCAATTGTCTCAATACGTGGTCGGGCCGGACTCTTAGTTCCGTCAGGTATAGCAACGGAAAAAACCACGAAAGACTTTTTTGCTAAACTTGTGAAAGAGAGCCGACTGATTCGACTTTATGATTTTGAGAACAAGAAAGTATTCTTCCCAGATGTTCACGCTTCTTTCAAGTTCTGCATACTTGTCTTTTCAGGAGGTAAAACCCGAAATCGCGAGGCCGATTTTGTGTTTTTCATTCAAAAGGTTGATGAAATCGCCGATCGAAATCGGCACGTCGCACTGACGGGAAAAGATATTTCAATGCTTAACCCTAACACGTCGACTTGCCCCATATTCCGAACTCGGCGCGATGCAGAAGTGACGAAGTATATCTATCGAAGAACGCCGGTCTTCATAGACAAGACGCGAAAGGGAAGCACCGGAAATCAATGGTCGGCTTACTTCCGACAAGGATTGTTCAATCAAACAACCGACTCAGAACTTTTTGTGGAACCAATTGAGCTGAAAAAAAATGGCTTTGTGCTACGAAGTCACGATTGGGTTAAAAGAAAGGATAGATTTGTCCCGCTGTATGAGGCCAAAATGTTTCGGCCCTATGATCATCGTTTCGGCACCATTTTCATGGAGAAATCGAATTGGATCAACCAAGGCCAAACTTACGAAACATCTTATGCCGATCATCAAAATCCAGAGTTTCTCGTAAGACCAAGGTGGTGTATCAATTCAAAAAATGTGTCGCTCGCAGACATCCCGGCTCTTCTTGCCTTCAGGGATATTACACGTTCGACAGACACACGAACATTTATCGCATCATTCATCCCCGCAGTGGGCGTTGTTAACACTGCGCCGCTACTGTTCATTGATGGTTTTTCATGCATTCGACTTACCTGTCTTCTCGCGAATCTCAACAGTATCCCCTTGGATTTTGTCGCAAAGCAAAAGGCAGGGCACATCCATATGAATTTCTTCATCGTCGAACAATTGCCGATCCTCCCTCCCGACACCTACGACAAACCCTGCCCGTGGAACACCAGCTTTACGCTTGAAGAGTGGATCAGTGAGCGGGTGCTGAAATTAAGCTGCACGGCCGAGGACATGCTTCCGCTGGCCGATGCTTGCGGGTTCACGTCGGGAAGTTTTCAGAAGGAATATGGCGGCCGACTTAATAAGTGGGATGACGCCGAGCGAGCCGAACTGATGGCCGACCTCGACGCTGCCTACTTCCACCTCTATGGCATCGATCGCGACGACGCGGAGTATATCCTCTCAACTTTTAAGGGCATCCACACACCGATTCAGTTTCCGACGATGCGAATCAGCGTCGCCGAACGAATTTTGCAAAAGCACGCGGAGATGGCGTTTCCGGAATAG
- a CDS encoding DUF1559 family PulG-like putative transporter produces MSIRERSERHPRPGFTKLEVAVVAAVIVVLIALLLPAAQQTRDGGPRNYCKNHLKQLGLAFHNYHDNYKMLPAHAYPISTGRLGHSWRTMLLPYLDQAALYDEFNFDKAWNDPANVRITDTDLIAFQCHQAPHTFESETNYLVNIGDDTAFPPGREIALDDITDGTSNTLLVFERSDSGIAWAEPQDFYYDEAQILNSGPPGFGLSSVHEGGGQVALTDGSVRFLADKLSPEIARRLILRNDGEEVGDF; encoded by the coding sequence ATGAGCATTCGCGAACGAAGCGAGCGGCATCCTCGGCCGGGCTTTACCAAGCTGGAAGTGGCGGTCGTCGCTGCTGTCATCGTCGTGTTGATCGCGCTACTGCTTCCGGCGGCGCAGCAAACCCGCGACGGCGGTCCGCGGAACTATTGCAAGAACCACTTGAAGCAACTCGGGCTGGCGTTCCACAATTATCATGACAACTACAAAATGCTGCCGGCCCATGCGTATCCGATCTCAACCGGTCGGCTGGGCCACAGTTGGAGGACGATGCTGCTGCCCTATCTCGATCAGGCGGCGCTTTACGATGAATTTAATTTTGACAAAGCGTGGAATGACCCGGCGAATGTGAGAATCACCGATACGGACCTAATCGCGTTTCAGTGCCATCAGGCACCGCACACCTTTGAATCGGAGACGAACTATCTGGTTAATATCGGGGATGACACCGCCTTCCCGCCGGGTCGCGAGATCGCGTTAGACGACATCACAGACGGCACGTCGAACACGCTCCTTGTCTTTGAGCGATCCGACTCCGGCATCGCCTGGGCCGAGCCGCAAGATTTTTATTACGACGAGGCGCAGATATTAAACTCAGGTCCGCCAGGCTTCGGACTAAGCAGCGTTCACGAAGGGGGCGGGCAGGTGGCACTTACCGACGGCAGCGTGCGTTTCCTCGCCGATAAACTCTCCCCGGAAATTGCCCGACGTTTAATATTGCGGAACGATGGTGAAGAGGTGGGAGATTTTTAA
- a CDS encoding LutC/YkgG family protein, with translation MPSRETILNATRRHLTEAVDIPDFDESRWLTFEDPLARFEEVLNSVGGELFAVPTIESIDEKLGENAAFTDAKNRVSLVEGAGSPTIDIHQVADPHQLDDVDFALLPARFGVAENAAVWLDLRKAKHRVICVLAQHVAIVLPKSEIIHNMHQAYDRLTDAPDLDDAPADFRKSGFGLFMSGPSKTADIEQSLVIGAHGAKSMTVYLVES, from the coding sequence ATGCCCAGCCGCGAAACAATCCTCAACGCCACTCGCCGTCACCTGACCGAGGCGGTCGATATCCCCGACTTTGACGAGTCCCGTTGGCTGACGTTCGAGGACCCGCTCGCCCGGTTTGAAGAGGTATTAAACTCGGTCGGCGGTGAGCTCTTCGCCGTGCCGACAATTGAAAGCATCGACGAAAAGCTTGGTGAAAATGCCGCGTTCACCGATGCGAAGAATCGAGTCTCTCTCGTCGAGGGAGCCGGCTCGCCGACCATCGACATTCATCAAGTGGCCGACCCGCACCAGCTCGACGACGTCGACTTCGCCTTGCTTCCGGCCCGCTTCGGCGTTGCCGAGAATGCGGCCGTGTGGCTCGACCTGCGCAAGGCCAAGCATCGCGTCATCTGCGTTCTCGCTCAGCACGTCGCGATCGTGCTGCCAAAGTCCGAGATCATTCACAACATGCATCAGGCTTATGACCGCCTGACCGATGCCCCCGACCTCGACGATGCCCCCGCCGACTTCCGCAAGTCGGGCTTCGGCCTGTTTATGTCCGGCCCGTCGAAAACAGCCGACATCGAACAATCGCTCGTCATCGGCGCCCACGGCGCGAAATCGATGACGGTCTATTTGGTTGAGAGTTAA
- a CDS encoding sulfatase, with the protein MLRFPIVLPAAVVIACVFDGSLANAGERGNRGDRPNIVFLLADDLGWADLGCYGSDLHETPHLDRLATQGIRFTDAYASASSCSPTRAALLTGKNPARLGITDWIAWKADYVRPHAKLKEVSNAEQLELEEETLAELVADAGYRTAHLGKWHLGHDRYFPQHQGFDLNVGGIETGFPPGGFFLPNRIDLPNVTRGEYLTNYLTDRAVEFMQDSKDRPFLLSLWYYVVHKPIEGPDDLVKYYERKISRTNPRRHRNAEYAAMVGALDRSVGRLLNTLDDLGIADETLVVFTSDNGGIGKNYGRWDDVTNNWPLRRGKGSYYEGGLRVPLIVRQPGVTPSNTECSVPVVTHDWFPTISTMLGEDTADDIDGVDLSELLRRPDETKLNRQAIYWHYPHFHPGGGPGTAMRSGDWKLIENFEDGSLELYNLKQDIEEEWNLAPERPLIADRLHRQMKNWRETIGAKLPKANPDYDPERAHQHVWLSGDGK; encoded by the coding sequence ATGCTTCGCTTCCCCATCGTTTTGCCGGCTGCCGTCGTCATCGCGTGTGTTTTCGACGGCTCACTTGCAAACGCAGGCGAACGCGGAAATCGCGGCGACCGCCCGAATATCGTCTTCCTGTTGGCCGACGACCTCGGCTGGGCTGATCTCGGCTGTTATGGCAGTGACCTGCACGAGACGCCGCATCTTGATCGGCTTGCCACGCAGGGCATTCGCTTCACCGACGCCTATGCCTCCGCCAGCAGTTGCTCTCCGACGCGGGCGGCGCTGCTGACCGGAAAGAACCCCGCCCGGCTCGGCATCACCGATTGGATCGCGTGGAAGGCCGACTACGTCCGGCCCCACGCTAAATTGAAAGAGGTCTCGAACGCCGAGCAACTTGAGTTAGAGGAAGAGACACTCGCCGAACTGGTCGCTGATGCCGGCTATCGCACCGCCCACCTTGGCAAATGGCACCTCGGCCATGATCGGTACTTCCCGCAGCATCAGGGGTTTGACCTTAACGTCGGCGGCATCGAGACCGGCTTCCCGCCCGGCGGATTCTTCCTGCCGAATCGAATCGACCTGCCGAACGTCACGCGAGGCGAATATCTTACCAACTATCTGACCGATCGCGCCGTCGAGTTCATGCAGGACTCAAAAGACCGACCGTTTCTGCTATCGCTTTGGTATTACGTGGTGCATAAGCCGATCGAAGGACCGGACGATCTCGTTAAGTATTACGAGCGAAAGATTAGCCGCACGAACCCCCGACGGCATCGCAACGCCGAATACGCCGCGATGGTCGGCGCCCTCGACCGCAGCGTGGGGCGATTGCTCAACACCCTCGACGACCTCGGGATCGCCGACGAGACACTCGTCGTCTTCACCAGCGACAATGGCGGCATCGGCAAGAACTACGGTCGATGGGACGACGTGACCAACAACTGGCCGCTCAGACGCGGCAAGGGATCATATTACGAAGGCGGCCTGCGTGTCCCGCTCATCGTCCGCCAACCGGGTGTGACGCCATCGAACACGGAATGCAGCGTCCCGGTCGTCACGCACGATTGGTTCCCGACGATTTCGACCATGCTGGGCGAGGACACCGCCGATGATATCGATGGCGTCGACCTTTCTGAATTGCTTCGCCGCCCCGATGAGACGAAGCTCAACCGCCAAGCGATCTACTGGCACTACCCGCATTTCCACCCCGGCGGCGGACCCGGTACGGCAATGCGATCGGGCGACTGGAAGCTCATCGAAAATTTCGAAGACGGTTCCCTCGAACTCTACAATCTAAAGCAAGACATCGAAGAAGAATGGAACCTCGCCCCCGAGCGCCCGCTAATTGCCGATCGCTTGCACCGGCAGATGAAGAACTGGCGGGAGACCATCGGAGCGAAACTTCCGAAAGCGAATCCCGACTATGATCCCGAACGAGCCCACCAGCACGTTTGGCTCAGCGGCGATGGCAAGTAA
- a CDS encoding vWA domain-containing protein gives MSYFAGLTHGIKQTRNASAWGLSLALHFVVLLLLSAIALPAILSPEDFKVVSAWADPDRRDDLPVIMTEMSANTDEAVSFRSSGSGAASLAVATATPAIRYEFGEATAPQQFLNVDPSELNQQVGRPGAGRLSGANGAVPAKVVLEQAVTPAGTAGHVTAGLRGTLEQGDTLVVWMLDQSISMQEELAHMAEAMLPEMVAIENNFRRAEAARRESKGSVEDRQAEASLLLHAVVGFGRGINVLQPPTPRGRVAMNSFLQVPIDHSGAENTFSAVRSVIKRFKASGPNAQKNLHIVVWTDESGDDYLLLEDTIADCLRFGVTVSVVGPSAVLGQQRGYHGYVAPETGQLFHLPVSRGPDTSFPQRVRLPYWFRGIPPDYDEAYQGPYHPPGQPIWQGGSNLDSLLSGFPPYALVRLSAQTGGSYTIFDRAGDRPPYDLESLREYLPDYRRFSFVRDELYSDESLRLRRAIVRAVEVTWTESTVRTPQMAFGGNQVTPAMMKIQLPLQLQAELTRLARSEQVVLQALEELQIENAQELYEAEQSPRWRAWYDYSRGRLLATLLRIEEYRVAALTLTRGGLDPNANYVSFLPSRTLLSTSKNADRATEVSDLLNRCVSEHRGTPWELLAAKELGTGLGIAVRQLKLPPPRPAAGGAPPSGGTKVSLPNL, from the coding sequence ATGAGCTATTTCGCCGGCTTGACCCACGGCATCAAGCAGACGCGAAACGCCTCGGCGTGGGGTCTGTCGCTGGCACTGCACTTCGTCGTGCTGCTTTTGCTTTCGGCCATCGCGTTACCTGCAATTTTGAGCCCTGAAGATTTCAAAGTCGTCTCAGCCTGGGCCGACCCCGATCGCCGAGACGACCTACCGGTCATCATGACGGAGATGTCGGCAAACACCGACGAGGCCGTCTCGTTTCGCTCGTCCGGCTCCGGCGCGGCATCGCTCGCCGTTGCGACGGCGACGCCCGCGATTCGCTATGAGTTTGGTGAAGCGACGGCTCCGCAGCAATTCTTGAACGTCGACCCTTCCGAGTTGAATCAGCAAGTGGGCCGCCCTGGAGCGGGCAGACTGTCCGGCGCGAATGGAGCCGTCCCCGCAAAGGTTGTGCTCGAACAGGCCGTAACCCCGGCTGGCACGGCCGGGCATGTGACCGCCGGACTCCGCGGCACCCTCGAGCAAGGCGACACGCTCGTCGTATGGATGCTCGACCAATCGATCAGCATGCAGGAAGAGTTGGCCCACATGGCCGAGGCCATGCTGCCCGAAATGGTGGCCATCGAAAACAACTTCCGCCGGGCCGAAGCGGCGCGAAGAGAGTCGAAAGGCAGCGTCGAAGATCGCCAAGCCGAGGCCTCATTGCTCTTACATGCCGTCGTCGGATTCGGAAGAGGTATCAATGTCCTTCAGCCGCCGACGCCCCGCGGTCGGGTCGCGATGAACTCGTTCTTGCAGGTGCCGATCGATCATAGCGGAGCCGAAAACACCTTCAGCGCCGTGCGCAGTGTGATCAAGAGATTCAAGGCGAGCGGTCCGAACGCTCAGAAGAATCTGCATATCGTCGTCTGGACCGACGAGTCGGGCGATGACTATCTCCTACTCGAAGACACCATTGCCGACTGTCTTCGCTTCGGCGTGACCGTCTCGGTCGTCGGGCCATCGGCGGTCCTCGGGCAGCAGCGCGGCTATCACGGATACGTCGCGCCGGAAACCGGGCAACTGTTTCATCTCCCGGTCTCACGAGGTCCCGATACCTCGTTCCCGCAACGTGTCCGGCTGCCCTATTGGTTCCGGGGGATCCCTCCCGACTATGACGAGGCCTACCAGGGCCCGTATCACCCGCCGGGGCAGCCGATCTGGCAAGGGGGCAGCAATCTCGATTCGCTGCTCTCGGGCTTCCCACCGTACGCCCTCGTTCGCCTCTCAGCGCAGACCGGCGGCAGCTACACCATTTTCGATCGCGCAGGCGACCGCCCGCCGTACGATCTGGAATCTCTGCGCGAGTACCTGCCCGACTATCGTCGCTTCTCGTTCGTCCGCGACGAACTCTATTCCGACGAAAGCCTTCGCCTCCGGCGAGCCATCGTCCGCGCGGTCGAAGTCACGTGGACCGAATCGACCGTGCGAACGCCGCAGATGGCATTCGGCGGTAATCAGGTCACGCCCGCCATGATGAAGATTCAACTCCCGCTGCAACTCCAGGCGGAGCTGACGCGGCTCGCACGTTCCGAGCAGGTCGTCTTGCAGGCTTTGGAAGAACTGCAGATCGAAAACGCTCAGGAGCTTTACGAAGCCGAACAGTCGCCACGCTGGCGGGCCTGGTACGATTACAGCCGCGGCCGTTTGCTCGCAACGCTGCTCAGGATCGAAGAGTACCGCGTCGCCGCGTTGACGCTCACCCGGGGCGGTCTCGATCCGAATGCTAATTACGTGTCGTTCCTTCCCTCGCGGACGCTGTTGAGCACTTCTAAGAATGCCGATCGGGCAACCGAAGTCAGCGATTTGCTCAACCGCTGCGTATCCGAGCATCGCGGCACTCCCTGGGAATTGCTCGCTGCGAAAGAACTGGGGACGGGCCTCGGCATTGCCGTCCGCCAATTGAAGCTTCCGCCGCCACGTCCCGCCGCAGGCGGAGCGCCTCCCTCCGGCGGGACGAAGGTCAGCCTACCCAATCTCTGA
- a CDS encoding efflux RND transporter periplasmic adaptor subunit — MVRQSIDFSAAMVAVVLVGSIGFAQPPAAIVEVGRVTSQDLSEGRSYVATVMPTKSAVIGSAVDGRVVEFLINEGDRVEKMQPLARLLTETIKKELEAEQAELALLKQELNELKNGSRPQEIEQTRADMAAKKSTWDFYQGRLDRFEQLYRRGGGAVTEDQLQETSSQASAAAENYAMAKATHELTIEGPRTERIAQAEARVAKQQAVVDRIKDQITKHTMIARFAGYIAAEHTEEGAWVSRGDPVAEVVALDEVDVLANIVENDVANLRAGAAARVEVPALKQTLWTGEIVHIVPRADPRSRTFPVKIRVSNKIEDGLPVLKAGMIARVTLPTGPEENTLLVPKDALVLGGPQPMVWVVDPEGGDPKSGKGSVRAVPVKLGVSDEGRIGVTGELKAGEIVVSRGNERIIPPRPGQPSLVRWNTKSARNDDENSPTRKRGANNQ; from the coding sequence ATGGTGCGGCAAAGCATTGATTTCAGCGCAGCGATGGTCGCAGTCGTGTTGGTCGGCTCGATCGGTTTCGCGCAACCCCCGGCGGCGATCGTTGAAGTGGGCCGGGTCACGTCGCAGGACTTGTCGGAAGGTCGCAGCTACGTGGCGACGGTTATGCCGACCAAGTCGGCAGTCATCGGCAGCGCCGTCGATGGCCGAGTCGTCGAATTTCTGATCAATGAAGGAGACCGCGTCGAAAAAATGCAGCCGCTGGCGCGACTGCTGACGGAGACGATCAAGAAGGAATTGGAGGCCGAGCAGGCTGAGCTCGCACTGCTGAAGCAGGAATTGAATGAGCTTAAGAACGGCAGCCGACCGCAGGAGATCGAACAGACGCGGGCCGACATGGCCGCTAAGAAATCGACGTGGGATTTCTATCAGGGACGCCTTGATCGATTTGAGCAGCTCTATCGCCGTGGCGGCGGTGCCGTGACGGAAGACCAACTGCAGGAGACATCGTCTCAGGCATCGGCCGCAGCTGAAAACTACGCGATGGCTAAGGCGACCCATGAGCTAACGATTGAGGGGCCACGAACCGAACGCATCGCACAGGCCGAGGCGCGGGTCGCCAAGCAGCAGGCCGTCGTTGATCGGATCAAAGATCAGATCACAAAGCACACGATGATCGCCCGCTTCGCCGGCTATATCGCTGCCGAGCACACCGAGGAGGGCGCGTGGGTCAGCCGGGGTGATCCCGTTGCCGAGGTCGTGGCGCTCGACGAGGTCGACGTGCTGGCAAATATCGTGGAAAACGATGTCGCAAATTTGCGAGCGGGTGCGGCGGCAAGAGTGGAAGTCCCGGCCCTAAAGCAAACGCTGTGGACCGGTGAGATCGTGCATATTGTTCCGCGGGCTGATCCGCGGTCTCGGACCTTTCCGGTAAAGATTCGTGTCTCAAATAAAATTGAGGACGGTTTGCCGGTGCTCAAGGCGGGGATGATCGCCCGCGTGACACTTCCCACCGGCCCCGAAGAGAACACGCTGTTGGTTCCCAAAGACGCATTGGTATTGGGTGGGCCGCAGCCGATGGTGTGGGTCGTTGATCCCGAAGGCGGCGATCCGAAATCGGGCAAAGGGTCCGTTCGCGCGGTGCCGGTGAAATTAGGCGTCTCCGACGAAGGACGCATCGGCGTGACCGGAGAACTCAAGGCGGGCGAGATCGTGGTCTCGCGCGGCAATGAACGGATCATTCCGCCGCGGCCGGGCCAGCCCTCGCTGGTACGCTGGAACACGAAGTCGGCACGCAACGACGATGAAAATAGCCCGACGCGCAAGCGAGGGGCGAATAATCAATAG